The Syntrophorhabdus sp. genome has a window encoding:
- a CDS encoding tricarboxylate transporter, which produces MKHLKVLGTLVFVVCAVVLAFARPFAGLSGEGHCVCSSILIALGLWIFRPGGVPYLAGSAVLIAGSVLFGVPLHVVTSGFTSSGVWVLIPALYLGYALAKTGLGKRIAYFVLKSFRPGYFTIILSWFIIGLVLSALTPSITVRLSVVMPIAMNLVEGCGLSYRSRGSALICLAAWGGAVLPGTGWLTGSLWGPFMMGFLPPEMKPLATFEAWFSIMSVPWFIAGILFVGLVYVLLKPKTPLAVAKESFHEAYRALGRISTREVVTAIILTGALVLFATERYHHIPTAACAMMAVLALVLSEIITAEDIGKGANWDVIIFFGAVVSLSDIFAHSGISAWIRPFIEPGILSFARTPLMFLIVVTVGLWIIRFVDVPWGFSTIALTSPLFIPLFEDYGLHPVLVSVAAIAGGNSFFMAYTQPFIMVSDAITAQRAWSSRHVAIAGGLYAVSIIAAMLLSSFYWKAIHVLP; this is translated from the coding sequence GTGAAGCATTTGAAGGTTCTGGGTACCCTGGTCTTTGTGGTCTGTGCGGTGGTCCTTGCGTTTGCCCGTCCCTTCGCCGGGTTGTCGGGCGAGGGTCATTGCGTCTGCTCCAGTATCCTCATCGCCCTCGGTCTGTGGATCTTCAGGCCGGGAGGCGTGCCTTACCTTGCGGGCTCGGCAGTTCTCATCGCCGGCTCCGTGCTTTTTGGTGTTCCCCTCCACGTTGTGACGAGCGGTTTCACGAGTTCCGGTGTCTGGGTGCTCATCCCGGCCCTCTATCTCGGTTACGCCCTGGCGAAGACGGGCCTCGGCAAGCGGATAGCCTACTTTGTCCTGAAGAGCTTTCGTCCGGGCTACTTCACCATCATTCTTTCCTGGTTCATCATCGGACTCGTTCTCTCCGCCCTCACGCCATCGATAACGGTGCGCCTTTCCGTCGTGATGCCCATAGCCATGAACCTCGTCGAGGGGTGCGGGTTGAGTTACAGGTCGCGGGGCTCAGCCCTCATCTGTCTTGCCGCCTGGGGAGGGGCGGTTCTGCCGGGTACGGGATGGCTGACGGGGTCTTTGTGGGGGCCCTTCATGATGGGGTTCCTTCCCCCCGAGATGAAACCGCTCGCCACCTTTGAGGCGTGGTTTAGCATCATGTCCGTGCCATGGTTCATCGCCGGCATACTCTTCGTCGGCCTTGTCTATGTCCTCCTCAAACCGAAGACCCCCCTGGCGGTCGCGAAGGAATCCTTCCACGAAGCGTACCGTGCCCTCGGCAGGATCAGCACCCGGGAGGTGGTCACCGCCATCATCCTCACAGGCGCGCTGGTTCTTTTTGCCACCGAAAGGTATCACCATATTCCCACGGCGGCGTGCGCGATGATGGCTGTCCTCGCCCTCGTTCTGTCTGAGATCATAACGGCGGAGGATATCGGAAAGGGCGCCAACTGGGATGTCATCATATTCTTCGGTGCCGTTGTCTCCCTGTCGGACATCTTCGCGCACTCCGGCATATCCGCGTGGATAAGACCCTTCATAGAGCCGGGAATACTGTCTTTTGCACGGACGCCGCTTATGTTCCTCATTGTGGTGACCGTGGGGCTCTGGATCATCCGTTTTGTCGACGTTCCCTGGGGGTTCTCGACGATCGCGTTGACCTCTCCGCTTTTCATCCCGCTTTTCGAGGATTACGGCCTCCATCCCGTGCTTGTGAGCGTGGCCGCGATAGCCGGGGGGAACAGCTTTTTCATGGCCTATACACAGCCCTTCATCATGGTAAGCGACGCGATCACCGCACAGAGGGCGTGGAGCTCCCGCCACGTGGCCATCGCCGGGGGTCTGTACGCTGTGTCCATCATCGCCGCCATGCTCCTCAGTTCCTTCTACTGGAAGGCGATCCACGTTCTTCCCTGA
- a CDS encoding DUF748 domain-containing protein — MTRLRKTLLWVLIAVILFTVVGFFVAPPVLKSVLIKKLSASLGRTVSIGKISVNPYTLGVRFRNIAIGERSGPGTFFRVDEIRARLGLSIVTGVITLDHLSLRNPHVNMTRYDDGSYSFSDLLEKKGAPSGETDAEKEDITFSLRDIAIQNGSADFLDTPVKKKHTLRELNLNVPLLSNAPKHVEKDVRPTLSLKLNDDPYVITGRTRPFADSLETAFDINIENVDIPHYLAYLPVKARFSVPSGYLDIRMEVSFRQFKDKSPLLALKGDMAVSKLIVNDEKGKTVVSLPALRVAVASVEPLAGKMELSKVSIESPEFTLDRDRNGELNIMALVPEMKEKQKSNGNAGKTARAGKKADSGPFQFIVDSVELTGGKALFTDHSLKDPAKVTVEKLELKGQKISLAEDSPGVFSTSLVVNRKGTVKLEGTVALKPLSVKAKMDLKGIDIRPFQPYFTDRVRISVMSGAAAASGDLIITQMPKKGPSVVYRGSMSLAGVSSVDKETAESLLKLKSFHVRNVEFGYNPTRVTAKGVSLTDFYANIAVKPDKTVNLQHMIVKDDAATDDRAGTTGDQATAARKERPAPAPAGGKTPPDTEESVPVKIDTVTLQGGTIRFNDQSVRPAFSTTLDRIAGRISGLSSQLNTTADVELRGTLDNSAPLEITGKINPLSKDLYVDLKASFKDMDLTPATPYSGKYAGYTIDKGKLSFDVRYLIQKRKLDSTNTIFIDQ; from the coding sequence ATGACAAGGTTGAGAAAAACCCTTCTGTGGGTTCTGATCGCCGTAATCCTTTTTACCGTTGTGGGATTCTTTGTCGCTCCGCCGGTCCTGAAATCGGTCCTCATCAAGAAGCTTTCCGCCAGTCTTGGCAGGACGGTATCCATCGGCAAGATCAGCGTCAACCCTTACACGCTGGGTGTCCGTTTCCGGAACATCGCCATCGGTGAGCGCTCCGGTCCCGGCACGTTCTTCCGCGTCGATGAGATAAGGGCCAGGTTGGGCCTTTCCATTGTGACGGGCGTCATAACCCTCGATCATCTCTCACTCAGGAATCCCCATGTGAACATGACCCGGTATGACGACGGGTCATACAGCTTCTCCGACCTTCTCGAGAAGAAAGGGGCTCCTTCCGGGGAGACCGACGCGGAAAAGGAAGACATCACCTTTTCGCTTCGCGACATAGCGATCCAGAACGGCAGCGCCGATTTCCTCGACACACCGGTAAAGAAGAAACACACCCTGAGGGAGCTCAACCTCAATGTCCCCCTCTTGTCCAATGCCCCCAAGCACGTTGAAAAGGATGTCCGACCCACGCTCTCATTGAAGCTGAATGACGACCCTTACGTTATCACGGGAAGGACGAGGCCCTTCGCGGACTCTCTGGAAACAGCCTTCGACATCAACATCGAGAACGTGGACATCCCCCACTATCTTGCTTATCTCCCCGTGAAGGCCCGGTTCTCTGTCCCCTCGGGCTATCTCGATATCAGGATGGAGGTCTCCTTCAGGCAATTCAAGGATAAGTCCCCCCTCCTGGCCTTAAAGGGTGACATGGCAGTGTCGAAGCTCATCGTCAACGATGAGAAGGGCAAAACGGTCGTGAGCCTTCCGGCCTTAAGGGTCGCCGTCGCGTCGGTCGAGCCCCTTGCCGGAAAGATGGAACTCTCGAAGGTCTCCATCGAATCCCCTGAGTTCACCCTCGATCGTGACCGGAACGGCGAGCTGAATATCATGGCCCTTGTCCCGGAAATGAAGGAGAAGCAGAAAAGCAACGGTAACGCGGGAAAGACAGCCAGGGCCGGGAAGAAAGCCGACAGCGGCCCTTTTCAGTTCATCGTCGATAGTGTCGAGCTCACGGGAGGAAAGGCTCTGTTTACCGACCATTCCCTCAAGGACCCTGCGAAGGTAACCGTCGAGAAGCTGGAGCTGAAGGGTCAGAAGATCTCGCTCGCCGAGGACTCTCCCGGTGTGTTCTCCACATCTCTCGTCGTCAACAGGAAAGGGACTGTGAAACTCGAAGGGACGGTGGCACTGAAGCCGCTCTCTGTGAAGGCGAAGATGGACCTCAAGGGCATCGATATCCGCCCCTTTCAGCCCTATTTCACTGACAGGGTCAGAATATCGGTCATGAGCGGCGCGGCGGCGGCGAGCGGAGACCTCATCATAACGCAAATGCCGAAGAAGGGACCTTCCGTAGTCTACAGGGGAAGCATGTCCCTCGCCGGCGTCTCATCCGTCGACAAGGAGACCGCGGAGAGTCTGCTCAAGCTGAAGTCCTTTCATGTCCGGAACGTCGAGTTCGGATACAACCCTACCCGGGTCACCGCGAAAGGGGTATCCCTCACCGACTTCTACGCCAATATCGCCGTCAAGCCCGATAAAACGGTGAACCTCCAACACATGATCGTCAAGGACGATGCCGCAACGGACGATCGTGCCGGAACGACCGGCGACCAGGCAACGGCCGCGCGGAAAGAGCGGCCAGCCCCCGCCCCTGCCGGGGGCAAGACGCCCCCCGACACCGAGGAGTCCGTTCCCGTAAAGATCGACACCGTCACTCTTCAAGGCGGCACCATACGTTTTAACGATCAGTCGGTACGCCCGGCTTTTTCGACAACACTCGACCGGATAGCCGGAAGGATCTCCGGCCTTTCATCCCAGCTCAACACCACCGCCGATGTCGAGTTGCGGGGAACCCTCGACAATTCGGCCCCCCTCGAGATCACGGGGAAGATAAACCCCTTGAGCAAAGATCTCTACGTCGATC